The Pungitius pungitius chromosome 13, fPunPun2.1, whole genome shotgun sequence genome includes the window accgcggaacgtttctcactggatgagtttcggggggaccgattacactggagcaccaactagcgtccatgacttgagacaacaacaaaccacagtgaacgtgaacgaagaagctgacgagaccgtgtcgggtggccccgtgaatgggaaatcttcttataataaacacacggatggaagcgtcgataagagcgtggttgtgtgcaagctgtgcaacaaggaattcacatcgagcctcaagtatcacctcaacgcaacacaattagcagctagcgtggacgtacaaggacccacacccaacccacactgcaccagatgactggtttaaggaccagggtaactaagtccatgtggttgaacaaaaataaaaatccatgtgaaaaaaattacttctcactgttctcaggtcaaatatttatgcaattaaaatgcgattaatttcgattaattaattacaaagcctctaattaattagattaatatttttaatcaagtcccggccctagttataACATAAGTAATCTAACATTAACAGTGATCTAACAACATGAGTAACCTATTGCATTGGAAGCAATCTATAACCTGTTTATCTCTTACTGAGGGAGAAACAAGGCGATAGAGACATATAGCGGGTTGGGACAGGAAGACTGTCACAGCCTCAGAGACGGCAACAAAGCAGAGCAAGCTGCTGAGAAGAAGTTCATTGTTAACAAAAAGACGGATGCGGGTAGCCACTGGTAACGAGGGGAGCGGACTGGTACCAGTGAAGGAGGCTGAGTAAAGGAGATTAACCTGCAGGTGCCAGCACACCACCTGAAGACATCATGTGTTCTCGTAGACTCGTGAAAcatcatcagtcgcagcccgagtactgtcaTGTCGTACATGTGACttgccccgcccattttactgAGATTGCATTGGAGCAGACATGTCTGTTCTtatgagagccaaatatcccagaatgcatttcacctgaGCAACAGTCAACGATGACATAGGAAGATAAAAACAACTGTacgtcgaagtttataaataccaCTATAGTTAACTCATGGGATGTCATTTCAGGAATTTCTCAGGCAGGAAGTTAGTTGTTTAATCAACATTTAACTCCAGGAATTGGGTGATGTGAGGTgaagttaacggaccgtcagactccacaccgggcggtcagctcatctcagcctgTTCTCAGGGAGgcttctgtgaaatgctgctATTCAcatctccgtagcggttatacatgagctATAACTGTAGTCTAGTTATAGCTCATGTATGTGTATGAGCCCAGTTAGACTAACTGGGCTGAGTGTTGTTCACCAGTAACATTGAGTCTGTTTAAAGACAGTTTAGATACATAACTttgtggatacagacaagacaTTAAATTTaaacagagtgcagcttgtcaTTTTGTGCATTCAAACTAAcaatgtttgaattaaaggacatgaggaccgtcatcgagactccaAACTGGAAGCAGGACGTTGGCTTCAAAGGGACTCTGAACTGTAAcaacaataaattaatatttcCCAAATATTATGTGTGGTCAGATGCTTGTATATCTCAGCGGAACCCCCCTGGGTCCTAAGTCCCTCCACGTTCTACTTGTACCACGTAGACCAGAAGGCTAGGtcctacaaggatgcagcccaAAGAATTCAGACCTAGtgaaggacagacagacacacacacaggtaatcaGAACCCAACAGGAACACCTTCTGTAGAGGTCGGGGCTCCGCCCACAAAAGTCAGTATTAAGACaacttcatttgaaataaaatcaaaactTAGTGATTTTAATGTCTTTTGTTGGCTTCCGTGGAGCCTTCAGTGTGAAACAAGTTCACTTAGTGAAGACACTCACACAAgaagcttgttctttttaagGTTTATTACAAAACGCAAGACAAAACATGTCAACTGGGTTTTTATTCTATTGTCAAACACGATACAATGACGAACAACCTTCTACCTGCAGGTGAGGACAGAAACCAACACAACATGGATCCAAATGCAAAATACTGTGGACGAGGACGGCGGCTTGAAGGGAACCGAGAGAACTAAAACCAGGAGGATGAAGAGATACGTGTTCTACAGGAGGTCCATAGCGCAgccgcctacacacacacacacacacttataaatACCATAAAATTAAGTCAAAGCCAATTCACACGGTAAAAACTCAAAGTGTCTTCCGCCATCTGACGgctggaggaggggaggtgggggggtgtcaggGAAGAAGACCTGGTCCCTGATCGGTCCAAGACGCCCGTCAGTCTTTCACTAATGGATTCTTTTGTGACTTTGAAAAATGGACGTCCGCAGGTCACTTCCTATCTGTCCGATGAAGACGATGCAGGTGGTGTTGCTACGGTAACAAGGGCGGTTATGTCTTTATTTATGagtcacatttaaatatttatatattacaaCATTGTTCCAAATTCATAAATAAGAAGTGCAGTTTAAGCTTTGACCTCCACAAAACCAccaaaaaactacaaacatgGCCGACAAGCTGCAGGTTAAAGTCTTCATGCAAACGTTAACGTGGAGGAAACACTAGCTCAACCAATCAGCTCTCTGCTCCCATTAACCATTCAGAACCGTACACCAGCAGAACTTCCGTCAATCACAATCCAGACCTGAACTAGATCAGTCCTGGACCAGATGAGCCCTGGACCCGTTTtcagctttacaaagttacaactgaattgaccgcCTTGATTGTTGTTATGAATCTTTTTAGTAAGTAACTagtttacccacaatgcactgtgtgCTTTGTTTCGATATAGAAATTGAATGTGTCAACGGTATCAGGGCTGATGGGAAATATCCAAGCTTTCTCCCCAGGTGGCAGATGGGAAATGGGCAGGATGAACGGGAGCAGCGTCTGTGTGCAACCTGACAGACAGGTGGAGGTGGCCGGGACGAGGGGCGGGGCTAACACTTTAGATCTAATTCCATCTGTAAGCTATCGTCAGGTATGACCATATATGGAAGTCCTGCTGCTATTTACACTAGACAAGTACCAACCAGGTCCAGTTGACCAACGGCCCAGAATCTGTCCCCAACTGGTCCAGAATGTTGTTGAATTAGAACTTTTCCAGAACTGGCTCTGACCCAGTCCAGAACCAGTCGGTGCTGATTCAGAACCAACCCAGAACAGGTTGAAAACCGGTCCAAGCCGGCAGAAACCTCACTCCGAGTCGGACTCCAGCGGGGCGGTCTCGTCCAGGACCGCCCTCTTCCGGCGTTTGTCGGCGGCGGCCCGGgcccgctgctcctcctccatgtggGCCTTCTTGTGGcgggagaagctggaggagtgcATGAAGGTCTTGTTGCAGGCAGCGCAGGTGAAGGTCTTGGTCTTGGCGTGGAGTTGTttctggtggtggtgctgctgcagcttggcCCGGGCCTCTCCGTCCCCAGCACGGTGGGTCTGCTGGTGCCGAGCCAGACTGGAGGCGTGGCTGAACCGCTTCCCGCACTGGCTGCACACGTGAcggccggctcctcctcctcgctcctcctccgAGATGGAGGCGCCCCGCCTGCCAGGCCGGTTGGCCCGGCGCCGGCGGTTCTTCTTGCACAGGGTGTAGAAGTTGGGCTTGTCTCGTGAGCAGAGCTTGAGGCGGATCTTGAGGTCCGAGGAGGTCTCCCCGAGGTTCTCCTTGCCAGGGGTGTAGTTGTTCAGCAGCTCCTTGACGTGGGTCACCTGATGCTTGGAGAGCTGGGTGGAGGTCCTGAAGCTCATGTCACACTGCGGGCAGGCGTAGAACTTGTCTCCAGCCGGACTCTCCAACATGTCCGCGGCTTGCTGCCTCTGCTGCCTCCTGGGCTTCTTGTTCTTAGCTTTCAGCGAGCGGCGCATGGCGGCCATGTTAGGGCTGGGGGCCACATCTTTGGGCCCCTTCCCCTTCTTGTGGATGAGGCGGTGGCGCGACAGGCTGGAGCTGTGGTTGAACTCCTTCCCACAGAGGTTGCACGGGTGAATCCTTCTCTTCCCGTGCAGCCGCAGGTGACTGCCCAGCATCCTGCAAGGAGGCGTGGAGACAGGAGTCAGCGGAAGACATGGAAGTAGGAGTCAGTGAAGGAaactaggagggggggggttagtgaaGGACACAAGGAAACAGGAGGAGTGAATCAGTGAATAAACAAGGAGACGGGGAGGAGTAAGTAAGGATTACCTGCTTCCTTTGAAGCTCATCCCACAGTGGGGGCAGGTGTACCGCGCCTCTTGGGGCGTGGGCTCCAGGGCCCGTTTGGCGGGCGCTGGAGCCCCGCCGGCGCTCTGGCCTCCATGCGTCTGCTGGTGGCGGTAGAGGCTGGAGGCGTGGCTGTAGCTCTTTCCGCAATAGCTGCAGCGGTACTGACGCTCGTCCGGCTCAAAGTCGGCCAGGTCCGAATCAGCCTCGCCCTCTGGCTGGCTGCCTACCGCCTCCACcagcacctcctgctcctcctcggtgtcctcctcatcatcatcggaGTCGGTCTTGATCTCCACGCTCTGCTCCGTCACCTCGCAGGGGTACACCTCCTCGTAGGGAGCGAAGAAGGCCTCCTCAGTCTCCATCTTCAGCTGCTCCGCCGTCAGCTCCGTTGGGTCGTCGGATTCCTTCTTCACGCAGGAGATGGTGAACTTTGACCCCACCTCGGCCCACTTCACCACGTACTCGATAGGCTGAGTGTCCAACTCCACTGTGATGAAGTCTGCACCCAGAGCATCCGACTCGGACACCACCAGCTCCGTCTCCGAGTCCTCCATCCTGACTCCAGGGAGGCAAAAGAGCAGCTACAGCCctgaagagggaggagagggtatTTAATAAAATCATCTATTAAAAAGCTTATGTTGCTCAGTGATGCGTTCACTGACCTACATACACATATGTgcgtatatatacacatcacTGCAGATTATACAGACATGTAACCTCTGACCTCATGACTGACAACActttaatattcataaaatgGGGAATAAAGCTACACATCGGATTTGGGGACTGTATCCGTGCCAGACCGCTCCGCCGAACTGCATTCAGAAAGCCGCCCTTTAAACCGGATCACGGTGCATCAAATAGTTCTCCCTTTCATCCCACGTTGGATCAGGGTTGGAGGTTTTTGCGCGTTGATGACATTTCATCCAGACCTCCATCTTATCGGTGAGTCGGGAGGAAGCCGAACTCACCGCGGCCTCCTCTAGTTCGCTACAACGCGTCCGCGGCTCGGAAAGCACCGTTTGAGCGGCTCGGAAAGCGAGGAGGCGCTAAATAGTGCAGCTTTTGAGAGGAGTTCCGGGGCTCGGTCGGGCTCCGTGTCAGTGATGAGGAAGCAGATCAGGCATTTTCTCTcaactgtcaaaataaaagagctAACGGCGGAATAAACGATGTAAACCGGATTTGGCGGCTAAACGAGTCGGAATTCGGTTACTCACCGATGTTTAGACGGCGGCACGGCGGCATAAACGTTAAAATGTTACCGGTGGAGACGGTCACAATAAACAGGAAGCAGGGGACGTGGACacaaagcattgtgggaaagGATTAAATGGCTGCGATGAAACGGAAGTACGGTTGGTtgtccttcagaataaaagacatagtaaaacaacagaatgtaaaaaaaagtataaataataCTACAATAACATAATAGttcatcaaaataaaacattgtaaaatgtgaaataattaaatattacaataaaaTGCCATTTAATTCAATGGTATAAGAAAAGTTTAAAGTGGAATTTATACAATTATGATGAGTacaagaaaaagaggaggaagaggaggaacagatGAAGAGGGGTATAAACAgttgatgaagaggagaaacaGATGAAGGGGAGAAACAGTTGAAGAGGAGGAAccgatgatgaagaggaggaacacaTGATGAAAAGGACGAGCAGATCACGAAGAGGAACATACGACAATGagaaagaacaaacaacaaTAACGAGGAGGAATAAACAActataaggaggaggaggaacagatgaagaagaggagaaacagtTGACGAAGTACAAACAATGAGGagcagatgaggaggaggaacagacgATGATGAGAAGATGGAACAAACAGCtataaggagggagaggaacatTATTATGAGGACGA containing:
- the LOC119214486 gene encoding zinc finger and SCAN domain-containing protein 22; this translates as MEDSETELVVSESDALGADFITVELDTQPIEYVVKWAEVGSKFTISCVKKESDDPTELTAEQLKMETEEAFFAPYEEVYPCEVTEQSVEIKTDSDDDEEDTEEEQEVLVEAVGSQPEGEADSDLADFEPDERQYRCSYCGKSYSHASSLYRHQQTHGGQSAGGAPAPAKRALEPTPQEARYTCPHCGMSFKGSRMLGSHLRLHGKRRIHPCNLCGKEFNHSSSLSRHRLIHKKGKGPKDVAPSPNMAAMRRSLKAKNKKPRRQQRQQAADMLESPAGDKFYACPQCDMSFRTSTQLSKHQVTHVKELLNNYTPGKENLGETSSDLKIRLKLCSRDKPNFYTLCKKNRRRRANRPGRRGASISEEERGGGAGRHVCSQCGKRFSHASSLARHQQTHRAGDGEARAKLQQHHHQKQLHAKTKTFTCAACNKTFMHSSSFSRHKKAHMEEEQRARAAADKRRKRAVLDETAPLESDSE